A region of Salinibacter sp. 10B DNA encodes the following proteins:
- a CDS encoding CDP-alcohol phosphatidyltransferase family protein: MFTTDLKDRSERMRLGRKARAYLVHILTASGVAFAFLAMAEVVRADLDPRWVFGWLALAVLIDAADGPLARAWDVKSHAPRIVGGTIDLIVDYLTFTFIPLVLVWRMDWLPGWDGLWVTLVMVASLFGFANTSAKQTEQGFFLGFPSLWNVVAYYVGFIAVEYGAAGSYASLAVLFVLAVLTLLPVRFVYPNQVAMPWRAVVTVGGVLWLVVLLALLPSFPTLPEWGGEWVLWGSLVFPAFYFGLSGWLDWKNRGDGPDGSSGL; this comes from the coding sequence ATGTTTACCACCGATCTAAAGGACCGATCCGAGCGTATGCGATTGGGCCGAAAGGCCCGTGCGTACCTGGTCCACATCCTCACCGCATCGGGGGTGGCCTTTGCATTTTTGGCGATGGCCGAGGTGGTTCGGGCAGACCTCGATCCCCGCTGGGTCTTCGGGTGGCTTGCCCTCGCGGTGCTCATCGACGCGGCGGACGGGCCGTTGGCGCGAGCGTGGGACGTGAAGAGCCATGCCCCCCGCATCGTAGGAGGGACGATCGATCTCATCGTCGACTACCTGACGTTTACGTTCATTCCCCTGGTCCTCGTCTGGCGCATGGACTGGCTGCCCGGATGGGACGGCCTCTGGGTTACGCTCGTGATGGTGGCCAGTCTCTTCGGCTTTGCGAACACATCGGCCAAGCAGACAGAACAAGGGTTTTTTCTTGGGTTTCCTTCGCTCTGGAACGTGGTGGCCTACTACGTAGGCTTTATCGCCGTCGAGTATGGAGCAGCGGGAAGCTACGCGTCTCTGGCGGTTCTTTTCGTGCTTGCCGTGCTCACGCTTTTGCCCGTTCGGTTTGTGTACCCGAATCAAGTGGCGATGCCGTGGCGGGCGGTCGTCACCGTCGGGGGCGTGCTGTGGCTGGTCGTGCTACTTGCTCTGCTGCCGTCGTTTCCGACGCTGCCGGAGTGGGGGGGCGAGTGGGTGCTGTGGGGGTCGCTCGTCTTTCCGGCGTTCTACTTCGGACTTTCGGGCTGGCTCGACTGGAAGAATCGGGGCGACGGCCCGGACGGGTCGTCCGGCCTGTAG
- the der gene encoding ribosome biogenesis GTPase Der, which yields MLAAIVGRPNVGKSTLFNRLTGTRQAIVDDESGVTRDRVYGEAEWEGRTIPLVDTGGYVPRSDDPFERAIREQAETALADADVILFVVDVTTGLTDVDQEIAQVLRTADAPVMVLANKADNQEREWAASEFYQLGLGEVYPVSGTTKRGVDEMMSALVEALPEETDEETPDRTRISLVGKPNAGKSSLVNATLGFDRAIVTETPGTTRDAVHSVVRYEDQELLLIDTAGMRKTSKTEGVEYYASVRSEQTIRDGDVCILVLDATEEIHKQDLSVLTTVNEHKKGMVIAVNKWDLVPKDGGTMDQFTKYLRQYLGTLDHVPLVYTSAVTKQRVYDLLDTALEVAEKRAQRVQTSDLNDVVQAALRKKHPPSMSSGAFVKIKYATQVRTAPPVFVFFANHPEGVRDSYKRYLEGEIREAFGYDGVPLTLVFKEK from the coding sequence ATGCTCGCCGCGATTGTGGGCCGGCCGAATGTTGGCAAGTCCACCCTCTTCAACCGCCTTACTGGCACCCGTCAGGCCATTGTCGACGATGAGTCGGGCGTCACGCGCGACCGAGTCTACGGGGAAGCCGAGTGGGAGGGGCGCACCATCCCGCTCGTCGACACCGGGGGCTATGTCCCCCGCTCCGACGACCCCTTCGAACGGGCCATTCGTGAGCAGGCCGAGACGGCCCTCGCGGATGCCGACGTGATTCTCTTCGTCGTAGACGTGACGACGGGCCTCACGGACGTGGACCAGGAGATTGCGCAGGTGCTCCGCACGGCGGACGCGCCGGTAATGGTGCTCGCCAACAAGGCCGACAACCAGGAGCGCGAGTGGGCGGCCAGCGAGTTTTATCAACTTGGGCTGGGAGAGGTGTATCCGGTCAGCGGAACGACGAAACGGGGGGTGGACGAGATGATGAGTGCACTCGTGGAGGCGTTGCCGGAGGAGACGGACGAGGAGACGCCCGACCGGACGCGCATCTCACTGGTGGGCAAGCCCAACGCGGGCAAGTCCTCGCTCGTAAACGCGACCCTCGGATTTGATCGGGCGATTGTGACCGAAACGCCCGGCACAACGCGCGACGCCGTTCACTCTGTGGTTCGCTATGAGGACCAAGAACTGCTGCTGATTGACACGGCCGGCATGCGGAAGACGTCCAAAACCGAGGGAGTTGAGTATTATGCGTCGGTGCGCAGCGAACAGACCATCCGGGACGGAGACGTGTGCATCCTGGTTCTCGATGCGACGGAGGAGATTCACAAGCAGGACCTGTCCGTCCTCACGACAGTCAATGAGCACAAGAAGGGCATGGTGATTGCCGTCAATAAGTGGGACTTGGTGCCCAAGGATGGCGGTACGATGGATCAGTTTACGAAGTACCTGCGCCAATATCTCGGCACGCTCGACCACGTGCCGCTGGTGTACACGTCTGCGGTTACGAAGCAGCGGGTCTACGACCTTTTGGACACCGCCCTGGAGGTGGCGGAAAAGCGCGCGCAGCGAGTGCAGACGAGCGACTTGAACGACGTAGTGCAGGCGGCGCTCCGGAAAAAGCACCCGCCATCAATGAGCAGTGGGGCCTTCGTCAAAATTAAGTACGCCACGCAGGTGCGCACAGCGCCTCCCGTTTTTGTGTTCTTTGCCAACCATCCGGAGGGCGTTCGGGACTCTTATAAGCGGTACCTTGAGGGCGAAATCCGCGAGGCGTTTGGGTATGACGGCGTGCCGCTCACGCTGGTGTTTAAAGAGAAGTAG
- a CDS encoding alpha/beta hydrolase has translation MSSVLTRHKRGSLSYLRGGDGPPLVLLHGIPGSAHTWEQTGTLLAAHYDVILPDLGGFGASESLTEELHLNHDFYMEAHAEAVHQLLQALKIEALYLGGHDFGGPVALTLLRLFPDQEVHGLVLSATNLFTDPFVPLPLRLASIPGLGRAVVRLFTGTSPGLRLLYHIATHNKDAFRKTDFDQHLTPSGRRQTWRTFHRSLANLQETYRETETLLPTLDLPTLVLWGDRDPFFSVDVAKRLVNTLPQASLSLLEDTGHFVPEERPEVVAWHMDDFLREVTKQTTGINQDRSSF, from the coding sequence ATGTCCTCGGTTCTTACTCGCCACAAGCGCGGCTCTCTGAGCTACCTCCGAGGGGGAGACGGCCCGCCGCTCGTGCTTTTACACGGCATCCCCGGCTCCGCTCATACTTGGGAGCAGACCGGCACTCTCCTTGCCGCTCACTATGACGTCATCCTCCCGGATCTCGGGGGATTCGGGGCCTCGGAATCCCTGACGGAAGAACTACATCTCAACCATGACTTCTACATGGAAGCGCACGCCGAGGCCGTGCATCAACTGCTTCAGGCTCTCAAGATTGAGGCCTTATACCTCGGAGGACACGACTTTGGAGGACCGGTGGCGTTAACCCTGCTTCGGCTCTTTCCCGACCAGGAGGTTCACGGGCTCGTTCTCTCCGCGACAAACCTCTTCACGGATCCCTTCGTCCCACTTCCTCTTCGTCTCGCCAGCATTCCTGGACTCGGCCGGGCCGTCGTTCGCCTTTTCACCGGCACAAGTCCTGGCCTTCGTCTCCTGTACCACATTGCGACTCACAACAAAGACGCCTTCCGAAAGACCGACTTCGACCAGCACCTCACCCCGTCCGGACGCCGGCAAACGTGGCGCACCTTCCACCGTAGCCTCGCCAATCTCCAAGAGACCTACCGGGAAACGGAAACCCTCCTCCCAACCCTCGACCTGCCAACCCTTGTACTCTGGGGCGACCGGGATCCGTTCTTTTCCGTGGACGTGGCCAAGCGCCTCGTGAACACGCTGCCGCAAGCCTCGCTGAGTCTTCTCGAAGACACGGGCCACTTCGTTCCTGAGGAGCGTCCCGAAGTGGTGGCCTGGCACATGGACGACTTTCTCCGGGAAGTGACCAAGCAAACAACCGGCATAAACCAGGACCGCTCGTCGTTTTAG